The sequence AGGATCGTCCCAAACGGGGAGGGACTGGACCATGCAGGCCTTGCGGGCGGTCTGCCGGTCGAGCTGGAGGAAGGGGCGCCGGTAACGGCCGCCGGCCCCCGAGACCGCGGCCATGCCGGACAGGGACCGGATGCCCGAGCCGCGGGCGAGGCCGAGCAGGACGGTTTCGGCCTGGTCGTCGCGGGTGTGGCCGAGCAGGATCGCGGCGGCCCGGTGGCGTTCGCCCACGGCGTCCAGGGCGGCGTAACGGGCGTCGCGGGCGGCGGCCTCGGGTCCGCCCTCGCGGCCGACGGTCACGGCGACCGACTCGACCGGGTCGAGGCCGAGTTCACGCAGGCGCAGGACGACCTCGTCGGCGCGGAGGCCGGAGCCGGGCTGGAGGCCGTGGTCGATGGTGACGCCGCCGGCGCGGATGCCCAGTCGGGGCGCTTCGAAGGCGAGGGCGGAGGCGAGGGCCATGGAGTCGGCGCCGCCGGAGCACGCGACGAGAACGAGCGGGGAGGGGGACCGCTCGGCCGTCCGCTGCGGGTACCGGCCGGCTGCCTTGCGGCCCGGCTTGCCCGAGGTGTCGTCATTGAGGATGTCGTGGAGGACGCGGCGGACCGCCAGGCGTATCGCCGCGACCGCAGGATGGGGACCCATGTCCGGTTCCCTTCATGAAGTTGTCGGGGGTGGATCCGAGTTCGGTCACTCAGAGTGTGTAGATGGTGACAGAACCGGGAGGTTCCCCGAGCATTGCACGCCTACGGATGGCCCACGGTCCCTCGGACGGGTGATTGGAGGAGCGTTCGCCTGCCGCAGGCCGGATTCCGTTCACGACTCGTCCGTGCCGTTCACGCCTCGCCCCTGCGGTGCACCCGCGCGACCCAGTCCGCCGGTTTGGCGATCTCGGCCTTGGTGGGAAGGGTGTTGGGCGAGGTCCACACGCGGTTGAAGCCGTCGGTGCCGACCTCGCCGACGACGGCCCGTACGAAGCGTTCGCCGTCCCGGTACTGCCTCAGTTTGGCATCCAGACCCAGCAGCTTGCGCAGGGCGAGGTCGAGCCGGGAGGCACCCTTGGCGCGGCGCTGCTGGAACTTCTCGCGGATCTCGGCGACGGACGGTACGACGCTGGGGCCGACGCCGTCCATGACGAAGTCGGCGTGGCCCTCCAGCAGGGACATCACGGCGGTGAGACGGCCGAGGATCTCGCGCTGGGCGGGGGTCTGCACCAGCTCCACGAAGGAGCGCCCGCCGTCGTCCTCCTCGCCCTCGGGGCGGCCCCCGGCGAGGGACTGGGCGGCTTCCCGGATGCGCTCCAGGAAGGTCATCGGGTCGACGTCGGTCTCGGCCAGGAACGACTGGATTTCGCCCTCGAGGTGGTCGCGCAGCCAGGGCACGGCGGTGAACTGCGTGCGGTGGGTCTCCTCGTGCAGGCACACCCACAGGCGGAAGTCGTGCGGTTCCACGTCGAGTTCGCGCTCGACGTGGACGATGTTGGGCGCGACGAGGAGCAGCCGGCCGGCGCCGTCGGTGCCGGCCGGCAGGTCGCGGGCGGCAGGGGCGAAGGTCTCGTACTGGCCGAGGACGCGGGAGGACAGGAACGACAGCAGCATGCCCAGTTCGACGCCGGTGACCTTGCCGCCGACCGCGCCGAGGACCGCGCTTCCGGGGCTGCCGGCGCGCCGTTCCTGCATCTTCTCCAGGAGCGGTTTGAGGATCTCGCGGAAGCCGGCGACGTTGGCGCGGACCCAGCCGGGGCGGTCGACGACGAGGACGGGGGTGTCGTGGGTCTCGTCGGTGCCCATACGAGTGAAGCCCCGGACGTGCTCCTCCGAGGCTTTCGCGTGCCGGCGCAGCTCCGCGACGACGGCCCGTGCCTCGTCGCGGCTGACGTCGGGGCCCGGCCGTACGAGCCGCGTCGCGGTCGCGACCGCGAGGTTCCAGTCGACCATCCCGGGAGATGTGGTGCCACCGAAGCCAGTCATGCTGTCAACCGTACGGGACCGTTACCCCTTGGGGCAGGGTGTGCGGGTCGCGTGGGCACGGTGGTTCGGCGGGGTCTGTCCTTGACCCGGCCGACCGGGCCGGCCGGGCCGGCCTAGCCGCATCCGCACCCCGCCAGCGCCGAGGCCGCTTTGTCCAGGGCCGCCTGGGCCGCCTGGGGATCGGCGGTGCCGGAGGCCATGAAGGCGAAGGCCAGGAGGCGGCCGTCGGCGTCGACGACCGTGCCGGCCAGGGTGTTGACGCCGGTCAGGGTGCCCGTCTTGGCGCGTACGACGCCTGCCGCGCCGTCGGCGTAGCGGCTGGTCAGGGTGCCGGTGAAGCCGGCCACGGGCAGACCGGTGAGGACGGGGCGCAGGCCGGGGCGGATCGGGTCGCCGGCCGTGGCCAGGAGGCCGGTGAGCAGGTCGGGCGTCAGCCGGTCGTCGCGGTTGAGGCCGCTGCCGTCGTGGAAGGAGGCGCCGGTCATCGGCAGGCCCAGCTTGGTCAGCCGCGCGGAGATCGCCTCGGCGCCGCCGTCGAAGCTGCCCGGCCGGCCGCTGGCGAGCGCCGTCTGCCGGGCCAGGGTCTCGGCGATGTCGTTGTCGCTGTTGGTCAGCATCCGCTCGACGATGTCGGACAGCGGGGGTGAGGAGACCGTGGCGAGGCCCTGCGCGCGCGTGGAGGCCTTCGAGGGGCCGGGGGATGTCGTCGTGATGCCGGCGTCCTTGAGGAAGCCCGCGAACTTGGTGGCCGCGTCCTGCGCCGGGTCGCTCACGCGGGGCGCCGGGCCGCTGGTGGAGTCGTCGGTACGGCCCTCGTCGGCGGTCAGGGCGCTGACCGGGGCGAGGTTGTCGTTGACGCCGATGGGGTGCAGGGCGGGACCGGTGAACAAGGTGGTGTCGTAGGAGAGCGTGATCTTGTGGATGCCGCGCCTCTTCAGGGCCTCGGCGGTGCCGGACGCCAGCTGGCGCAGGCCGGCCCAGCCCCCGGCGTCCTTGCGGGCGGTCAGGGTGGGGTCGCCGCCGCCGACCAGGACGAGTTCGCCGGTGTCGGGCTCGAGGGCGGTGCGGGTGGTGAAGCGGTGGTCGGGGCCGAGGGCGGACAGCGCGGCGACCGCGGTGGCGATCTTGGTGGTGGAGG comes from Streptomyces sp. FXJ1.172 and encodes:
- the tilS gene encoding tRNA lysidine(34) synthetase TilS encodes the protein MGPHPAVAAIRLAVRRVLHDILNDDTSGKPGRKAAGRYPQRTAERSPSPLVLVACSGGADSMALASALAFEAPRLGIRAGGVTIDHGLQPGSGLRADEVVLRLRELGLDPVESVAVTVGREGGPEAAARDARYAALDAVGERHRAAAILLGHTRDDQAETVLLGLARGSGIRSLSGMAAVSGAGGRYRRPFLQLDRQTARKACMVQSLPVWDDPHNADPAYTRSRLRHEGLPALEKALGKGVVEALARTAQLSRDDADALDTWARQAGASVRDGAGLLECAKLYALPPAVRRRILRAAAIEAGAPAGALFARHIEEVDRLITGWRGQGAINLPGKVVAQRQGGRLVIRQG
- a CDS encoding zinc-dependent metalloprotease, producing the protein MTGFGGTTSPGMVDWNLAVATATRLVRPGPDVSRDEARAVVAELRRHAKASEEHVRGFTRMGTDETHDTPVLVVDRPGWVRANVAGFREILKPLLEKMQERRAGSPGSAVLGAVGGKVTGVELGMLLSFLSSRVLGQYETFAPAARDLPAGTDGAGRLLLVAPNIVHVERELDVEPHDFRLWVCLHEETHRTQFTAVPWLRDHLEGEIQSFLAETDVDPMTFLERIREAAQSLAGGRPEGEEDDGGRSFVELVQTPAQREILGRLTAVMSLLEGHADFVMDGVGPSVVPSVAEIREKFQQRRAKGASRLDLALRKLLGLDAKLRQYRDGERFVRAVVGEVGTDGFNRVWTSPNTLPTKAEIAKPADWVARVHRRGEA
- the dacB gene encoding D-alanyl-D-alanine carboxypeptidase/D-alanyl-D-alanine endopeptidase encodes the protein MVVPELRPWRAARPQVERIANAVRPRLARTVTAVKPRAARLRRALASRSSHLPRPRAVGTWQYTAGAVTAGLALAAGVVTVAGPWDANGQRTAERDRAIALERSGGADHGGAGTTAGAPRPAPSAAPVLVGLDGATAAVGTKKAAPGGKPLPDVLGPLLDAPALGDGHAAAVVDMTTGKRLYGTDSGEALTPASTTKIATAVAALSALGPDHRFTTRTALEPDTGELVLVGGGDPTLTARKDAGGWAGLRQLASGTAEALKRRGIHKITLSYDTTLFTGPALHPIGVNDNLAPVSALTADEGRTDDSTSGPAPRVSDPAQDAATKFAGFLKDAGITTTSPGPSKASTRAQGLATVSSPPLSDIVERMLTNSDNDIAETLARQTALASGRPGSFDGGAEAISARLTKLGLPMTGASFHDGSGLNRDDRLTPDLLTGLLATAGDPIRPGLRPVLTGLPVAGFTGTLTSRYADGAAGVVRAKTGTLTGVNTLAGTVVDADGRLLAFAFMASGTADPQAAQAALDKAASALAGCGCG